Genomic window (Syntrophales bacterium):
TCGATCAGACCCGGCAGCAGCCAGCTGCCGTCTGCGTCGATGCGCGCTCCTCCGTTGCCGATGAATCCGTCGCGGATCTTATAGAGTCGTCCCTGGCGGATGGAAGCGGAGGCGCCGTCCAGGGTTCCCTCCGGCGTTACGATGCGGGCGTTTTCAATGATGAAATCGACCGGTTCTTTCATTTTCCGCCCTTTCCATTGCCGAGGTCGAGGACCCGATCGGCGACGGCATTCATGGAGGATCGGTCGTGGAAGACGCCGACCATGGCGGTTCCCTTCCCTTTCAGCTCCTTCAGCAGTTCGATGACGACCGTCCGGGAACGCCGGTCCAGCGACGCCGTGGGCTCGTCGAGCAGAAGCAGCCTGGGCTCCCAGATGACGGCCCGGGCAATGTTGATCCGCTGCTGCTCCCCCCCGCTGAATGTGGCCGGATAGGCGTCGTGGAGCTCCGCGGGAATGGACAGCCGCTCCAGCAGAACCGAGGCCCGGCGCCGGGCCTCTCCGGCGTCTTTCCCCAGATTGAGCAGAGGCTCGGCGACGACGTCTACGGCGGCGACCCGCGGGACGACCCGGAGAAACTGGGAAACGTACCCCATCTCGCGGCTGCGGATCCGGAGCAGGGTCTGTTCGCACCCGCCGGCCAGATTGACCCGTCCGTGGCGGTCGGAGGCGAACCACACGTCGCCCGACGTGGGCAGGTAGGTCCCGTAGATGCACTTGAGAACGGAGCTCTTTCCCGACCCGCTTCGGCCGGCCAGGCCGAGAAACTCCCCCGGCGACAGCCGGAAAGACACGCCGCCGAATCCGTCGATGACCTTCCCGCCGAGAATGTGGAGCATAAACGTCTTGGACAGGTTGACGACTTCCAGCATTCTCAGGACGCCTTCTGAACCGGACGTCAAAGCCGGAGCGGCGGGCCGGGGATCCCTCCCTCCCGCCGGGGCCTCTTCCTTTTCCGGGCGCTTCATGGATCCGCCTTTCTTCAAAGCTGTGAGCTGACCAGCAGCTGCGTGTATCCGTGCTGCGGGTCCTCGAAGATCCGGTCCGTCAGGCCCGATTCGACGACCCGCCCGTAACGCATGACCAGGGTGCGCTGGCACAGGAGGCGGATCACGCCCAGATCGTGGGACACCACGATCATGGCGATGCCGAGCTCCCGCTGAAGGCTGCGGATCAGGTCCAGGACGCGGGCCTGCACGGACAAGTCAAGGCCCGTCGTCACCTCGTCCAGCAGCAGCACCTGAGGGCTGTTGGACAGCGCCTTGGCGATCTGCACGCGCTGTTGCATCCCGCCGCTGAAGTTCGCCGGCGGCTCGTCCATCCGCTCCAGGGGTATTTCCGTGCGTGCCAGCAGGTCCGCGGCGCGTCCGCGGATCTTCGAGATGCTCCGCCAGCCCGCGGCCAGGAGCTTTTCGGCGATGTTGCCGCCGGAGCTGACCTGCATCCGGAGGCCCAGATAGGGATTCTGGTAGACGATCCCCATGTGGCGGCTCCGGACCTGACGCCGGTGGAACGGGCTCTGCCGCAGAAGGTTTCCCGCCGCGGCGTCCTGTCCGTTGTGCAGATAGATCTCCCCGGCCGTCGCCTCGTACTCGAAATGGATGAGCCGGACCAGGGTGCTCTTGCCTGAACCGCTCTCCCCCACGATGCCCAGCACCTCGCCGGGATGGATCTCCAGGGAGACGTTGCAGCAGCCCACGACGGCTCCGCAGCGGGAACAGCGGTTCCCCTCGTCCGCGGAAACGCCCCCGGGCAGGCAGTGCCCGCAGCCGTCCCCGAACAGCTTCGTAAGCCCGCGCACCTCGAGCAGCGGCTTCATCGCCGGCACCTCTTGTCGCAATAGCCCGTATCGGA
Coding sequences:
- the phnL gene encoding phosphonate C-P lyase system protein PhnL; this translates as MKRPEKEEAPAGGRDPRPAAPALTSGSEGVLRMLEVVNLSKTFMLHILGGKVIDGFGGVSFRLSPGEFLGLAGRSGSGKSSVLKCIYGTYLPTSGDVWFASDRHGRVNLAGGCEQTLLRIRSREMGYVSQFLRVVPRVAAVDVVAEPLLNLGKDAGEARRRASVLLERLSIPAELHDAYPATFSGGEQQRINIARAVIWEPRLLLLDEPTASLDRRSRTVVIELLKELKGKGTAMVGVFHDRSSMNAVADRVLDLGNGKGGK
- a CDS encoding ATP-binding cassette domain-containing protein: MKPLLEVRGLTKLFGDGCGHCLPGGVSADEGNRCSRCGAVVGCCNVSLEIHPGEVLGIVGESGSGKSTLVRLIHFEYEATAGEIYLHNGQDAAAGNLLRQSPFHRRQVRSRHMGIVYQNPYLGLRMQVSSGGNIAEKLLAAGWRSISKIRGRAADLLARTEIPLERMDEPPANFSGGMQQRVQIAKALSNSPQVLLLDEVTTGLDLSVQARVLDLIRSLQRELGIAMIVVSHDLGVIRLLCQRTLVMRYGRVVESGLTDRIFEDPQHGYTQLLVSSQL